The following proteins are co-located in the Carassius auratus strain Wakin chromosome 7, ASM336829v1, whole genome shotgun sequence genome:
- the si:dkey-19b23.7 gene encoding uncharacterized protein si:dkey-19b23.7: MHLIYSKISVRVNMSSGMQEHEQSARLKHFLSELAILGSLQGFRYFQPWLRGREELLLTVVNDDLRWCSPGFPVSVASTFTSSTCSSSYSLDSDYASSPLAGEGPLPQYKLQTPDGTQTQTPSRNVDSHLLPASPSEREIAVPEMNCTLFLLAGYVKYGQPYVWIRSNHERLVNVGGTDTLVKDTPMKLKSITDWVSTSQGAHVWDVVNELVGLCTMPPPDNPFSLDMRYLQTLSLPERFLVTGALLNFLEMIVVQGSRKEPFYDLVVEELKLLRRLHFQSLSEVQRFQGSDRTQSPLFSE; this comes from the exons ATGCATCTCATTTACAGCAAAATCAGTGTGCGTGTAAACATGAGTTCTGGT ATGCAAGAACATGAACAAAGCGCGAGACTAAAGCACTTCCTGTCGGAGCTTGCAATACTGGGTTCTTTACAG GGCTTCCGATATTTCCAGCCCTGGCTAAGAGGGAGAGAGGAACTTCTGCTGACTGTGGTCAATGATGACTTG AGATGGTGTTCTCCGGGGTTCCCTGTGTCTGTGGCCTCCACCTTTACCAGCTCAACCTGCAGTAGTAGTTACAGTCTGGACAGCGACTATGCTAGCTCGCCTTTGGCAGGAGAAGGACCACTTCCACAATACAAACTACAGACACCAGACGGCACACAGACACAAACTCCCAGCAG GAATGTTGATTCTCATCTTCTCCCAGCTTCACCCAGTGAGAGAGAGATCGCTGTTCCT GAAATGAATTGCACCCTGTTCCTGTTAGCCGGCTATGTCAAGTATGGGCAACCTTATGTCTGGATTCGATCCAATCATGAACGCCTAGTAAACGTCGGAGGAACTGATACTCTAGTCAAAGATACACCAATGAAGCTGAAGTCCATCACAGACTGGGTTTCAACTTCCCAAG GAGCTCATGTATGGGATGTAGTGAATGAGTTGGTGGGACTGTGCACCATGCCGCCTCCCGACAACCCCTTCTCTTTGGACATGCGCTACCTCCAAACCCTGTCCCTCCCAGAGCGCTTCCTGGTCACTGGGGCCCTCCTGAATTTCCTGGAGATGATCGTGGTTCAGGGAAGCCGAAAGGAACCGTTCTATGATCTGG TTGTGGAAGAGTTGAAGCTGCTGAGACGACTTCATTTCCAAAGCCTCTCTGAGGTCCAAAGGTTTCAAGGAAGCGACAGGACTCAAAGTCCTTTATTCAGCGAATGA
- the LOC113105635 gene encoding uncharacterized protein LOC113105635: MIYLCRTKSEDCMKDLKDILSCATLGGLLDKQENYPCGSKKLSPLRSSPTMALASFHLMQTLKNSPAAFRRRFRRDRTESLSHGDPLFKVHYLGTKKIFSLDLEQAEDAIDRLLDGVPGKLSKDHALVVRPRYIEVKELSTGRQLTKTYLHDIAYCASHTARPNVFLYICRQPGQQLQCRVFWCSRAERAKDMTACLAMSFQRALNDLQGGCATLPPGEGITKEPEISGTPPAPKGSTLPVSLGKVRWKKRGSVSRSPLRAISRSGSDSDNWN, from the exons atctcAAGGATATACTTAGTTGTGCCACACTGGGAGGCTTACTGGATAAGCAGGAGAACTATCCCTGTGGCTCCAAAAAACTGTCTCCGCTTCGATCTTCTCCCACGATGGCCCTGGCCTCCTTCCATCTGATGCAAACACTAAAGAACTCTCCGGCGGCTTTCCGTCGACGATTCCGTCGCGACCGAACGGAGAGCCTGTCTCACGGCGATCCCCTCTTCAAGGTACACTACCTCGGCACCAAGAAAATCTTCTCCCTGGACTTGGAGCAGGCGGAGGATGCCATCGATCGACTCCTGGATGGAGTCCCTGGGAAGCTTTCTAAAGATCACGCCCTAGTAGTGCGGCCCCGATACATCGAGGTGAAAGAACTGAGCACCGGAAGGCAGCTCACCAAGACCTACTTGCATGATATCGCGTACTGCGCCTCGCACACGGCCAGACCCAATGTGTTTCTGTACATCTGCAGACAGCCCGGTCAGCAGCTGCAATGCAGAGTGTTCTGGTGCAGTCGGGCAGAAAGGGCGAAGGACATGACCGCCTGCTTGGCGATGTCGTTTCAGAGAGCACTAAATGACTTGCAGGGTGGATGCGCCACGTTACCGCCAGGGGAAGGGATCACTAAAGAGCCAGAGATTTCTGGTACGCCCCCTGCACCCAAAGGCTCAACATTGCCAGTTAGTTTGGGAAAAG TCCGTTGGAAGAAGAGGGGGTCGGTGTCACGCAGTCCTCTCCGTGCCATTTCCAGAAGTGGTTCTGACAGTGACAATTGGAATTAA